The following coding sequences are from one Diospyros lotus cultivar Yz01 chromosome 7, ASM1463336v1, whole genome shotgun sequence window:
- the LOC127806285 gene encoding uncharacterized protein LOC127806285, with amino-acid sequence MATTAILRSQECLLRPNPRPRRRKRSPAGSPDRIRVRDRSVVPKFPAKDLVMGQVKILKRGEKLTPPAQDKDGRVFGDEDLVLCSTDRLGPDPETVQKEIRVSDLKVVDGLYAGSAAFLASPPPSSLPFPAFFARKENNDAATSDLRRLLRLDLF; translated from the coding sequence ATGGCCACCACCGCCATTCTCCGATCTCAAGAATGCCTCCTCCGGCCCAACCCGCGCCCTCGTCGCCGAAAGCGGAGTCCCGCCGGATCTCCAGATCGGATTCGAGTACGGGACCGATCGGTGGTCCCAAAGTTTCCGGCGAAAGACCTGGTCATGGGGCAGGTGAAGATCCTGAAACGCGGCGAGAAATTGACTCCTCCGGCGCAGGACAAGGATGGGCGGGTCTTCGGAGACGAGGATTTGGTTCTGTGCTCGACGGATCGGCTGGGACCCGATCCCGAGACGGTCCAGAAGGAGATTAGGGTTTCGGACTTGAAGGTCGTGGACGGGCTTTATGCCGGCTCGGCGGCGTTCCTGGCTTCGCCTCCGCCGAGTTCGCTTCCATTTCCGGCGTTTTTTGCTAGAAAGGAGAACAACGACGCCGCTACGAGCGATCTCCGCCGGTTGCTTCGGCTGGATTTGTTCTGA
- the LOC127806284 gene encoding sugar carrier protein A-like: MAGGSLAPSGVAKERAQQYQGKVTCYVIISCVAAAIGGSIFGYDIGISGGVTSMDGFLHKFFPVVYRHKMHAHENNYCKYNNQGLAAFTSSLYLAGLVASLLASPITRKYGRKASIMCGGISFIVGATLDASAVNLTMLILGRIMLGVGIGFGNQAVPLYLSEMAPAHLRGGLNMMFQLATTLGIFTANMINYGTEKLRPWGWRLSLGLAGAPALLMTVGGIFLPETPNSLIERGYTEKGREILEKIRGTKNVHAELQDITDASELANSIEHPFRNILEKRSRPQLAMAIFMPTFQILTGINSILFYAPVLFQSMGFGGNASLYSSALTGAVLASSTVVSIATVDKWGRKALLIGGGIQMIVCQVTVAIILGFKFGSDKELSKGLSILVVVVICLFVAAFGWSWGPLGWTVPSEIFPLEIRSAGQSITVAVNLFFTFVIGQSFLSLLCAFKFGIFLFFAGWITVMTVFVYLFLPETKGVPIEAMIFLWRKHWFWKRVVPRCPDVNGSS; encoded by the exons ATGGCAGGTGGATCTTTGGCTCCATCCGGTGTAGCCAAGGAGAGAGCACAGCAATACCAAGGAAAGGTCACCTGTTATGTAATCATTTCTTGTGTTGCTGCTGCCATTGGCGGGTCGATCTTTGGCTATGACATTGGAATTTCAG GAGGGGTGACGTCAATGGATGGATTTCTTCACAAATTCTTCCCAGTAGTGTACCGGCATAAGATGCATGCTCATGAGAACAACTACTGCAAATACAACAACCAAGGTCTAGCAGCATTTACATCTTCACTGTATCTAGCCGGCCTAGTGGCATCTCTTCTGGCATCCCCCATCACTCGGAAGTATGGTCGTAAGGCAAGCATAATGTGCGGTGGAATTAGCTTTATCGTTGGAGCAACATTGGATGCTTCAGCTGTAAACCTCACAATGCTCATCTTGGGTAGGATCATGCTCGGCGTTGGCATAGGATTCGGGAATCAG GCGGTTCCGCTATATTTGTCAGAAATGGCACCGGCACATCTTCGAGGAGGCCTAAACATGATGTTTCAGTTGGCAACAACATTAGGAATCTTCACAGCAAACATGATCAACTATGGAACAGAGAAGCTCCGGCCATGGGGATGGAGGCTTTCCCTGGGCCTGGCTGGAGCACCAGCTCTTCTGATGACAGTGGGAGGAATATTTCTTCCAGAGACACCCAACAGCTTAATTGAACGGGGATATACagaaaagggaagagaaattCTTGAGAAAATCAGGGGAACCAAGAATGTTCATGCAGAGTTACAAGACATAACTGATGCAAGTGAGTTAGCAAACTCAATTGAGCATCCCTTCAGAAACATCCTTGAAAAGAGGAGCAGGCCGCAATTAGCCATGGCAATCTTCATGCCTACCTTCCAGATACTTACTGGCATCAATTCGATTCTCTTCTATGCTCCAGTTTTGTTTCAGAGCATGGGATTTGGGGGGAATGCTTCTCTGTATTCTTCTGCCTTGACTGGAGCAGTTCTGGCTTCATCTACTGTAGTCTCTATTGCAACAGTCGATAAATGGGGTCGAAAAGCTTTACTCATTGGCGGAGGAATTCAAATGATTGTGTGCCAG GTTACAGTGGCAATAATATTGGGCTTCAAATTCGGCAGCGATAAGGAGCTCTCAAAAGGCTTATCAATTCTGGTGGTGGTTGTGATCTGCCTCTTCGTTGCAGCTTTCGGGTGGTCATGGGGTCCTCTAGGATGGACAGTGCCAAGTGAGATCTTTCCACTGGAAATCAGATCGGCTGGCCAGAGCATCACAGTGGCTGTGAACCTATTCTTCACTTTTGTCATAGGCCAGTCTTTCCTTTCCCTCCTCTGTGCAttcaaatttgggatttttctcttctttgccGGCTGGATCACTGTGATGACAGTCTTTGTCTACCTGTTCCTGCCTGAAACCAAGGGAGTCCCCATTGAAGCGATGATATTCTTGTGGAGAAAGCATTGGTTCTGGAAGAGAGTTGTACCTAGATGTCCAGATGTCAACGGCAGTTCCTAA
- the LOC127806283 gene encoding sugar carrier protein A-like, whose translation MAGGSFAPAGMARNRAEKYQGRVTLYVIVACIVAAVGGSIFGYDIGISGGVTQMDEFLRRFFLTVYKNKKRAHENNYCKYNNQGLAAFTSSLYLAGLVASLVASPITRKYGRRMSIVCGGISFFVGAALNASAVNLAMLLLGRIMLGIGIGFGNQAVPLYLSEMAPAHLRGALNMMFQLATTLGIFTANMINYGTDKLPPWGWRLSLGLAAAPALLMTVGGMLLPETPNSLIEQGLMEKGRAVLERIRGTKNVDAEFEDMMDASQYANSIEHPFRNILERRNRPQLVMAIFMPTFQILTGINSILFYAPVLFQSMGFEGNAPLYSSAVTGGVLALSTLVSIATVDKWGRRALLIAGGIQMVICQVIVAIVLGLKFGNHEKLSKEFSILVVAVICLFVAAFGWSWGPLGWTVPSEIFPLETRSAGQSITVAVNLLFTFIIAQSFLFLLCAFKFGIFLFFSGWITVMTIFVYVFLPETKGIPIEEMILLWQKHWFWKRIVPGSQESDESTAT comes from the exons ATGGCGGGTGGGTCTTTTGCTCCGGCCGGCATGGCCAGGAACAGAGCTGAGAAGTACCAGGGAAGGGTCACCCTCTATGTGATTGTTGCCTGCATTGTGGCAGCTGTTGGTGGGTCAATATTTGGCTATGACATTGGAATTTCAG GAGGAGTGACGCAAATGGATGAATTCCTTCGTCGATTCTTCCTCACAGTATACAAGAACAAGAAGCGTGCCCATGAAAACAATTATTGCAAGTACAACAACCAAGGCCTTGCGGCTTTTACTTCATCCTTGTACCTGGCTGGTTTGGTCGCCTCGCTGGTGGCCTCCCCCATCACGAGGAAATATGGTCGACGAATGAGTATAGTCTGTGGAGGAATCAGCTTTTTTGTCGGAGCAGCTCTTAATGCCTCGGCTGTGAACCTAGCGATGCTTCTTCTAGGCCGGATCATGCTTGGGATTGGCATTGGATTCGGCAATCAG GCGGTTCCGCTATATTTGTCGGAGATGGCACCAGCCCACCTAAGAGGAGCTCTAAACATGATGTTTCAACTAGCAACAACTCTCGGAATCTTTACTGCAAACATGATCAACTATGGAACAGACAAGCTCCCGCCATGGGGGTGGAGGCTTTCCCTAGGTCTGGCTGCAGCACCAGCTCTCTTAATGACAGTGGGAGGAATGCTCCTTCCAGAGACACCAAACAGCTTAATTGAACAGGGCTTAATGGAAAAAGGAAGAGCGGTTCTTGAGAGGATTAGAGGAACAAAAAATGTGGATGCAGAATTTGAAGACATGATGGATGCGAGTCAGTATGCAAACTCGATCGAGCACCCTTTCAGAAACATCCTGGAAAGAAGGAATAGACCGCAGTTGGTCATGGCAATATTCATGCCGACATTCCAAATCCTCACCGGCATAAATTCAATCCTCTTTTATGCCCCAGTTTTGTTTCAAAGCATGGGGTTTGAAGGAAATGCTCCTCTCTATTCTTCAGCTGTGACTGGAGGAGTTCTTGCTTTGTCTACCCTGGTGTCCATAGCCACGGTGGATAAATGGGGTCGAAGAGCTCTACTAATTGCTGGAGGGATTCAGATGGTCATATGCCAG GTTATTGTTGCTATAGTCTTGGGACTTAAGTTTGGCAATCACGAAAAGCTCTCAAAAGAGTTCTCAATCTTGGTGGTGGCAGTCATTTGCCTTTTTGTCGCAGCCTTTGGATGGTCATGGGGGCCGCTTGGCTGGACAGTGCCGAGTGAGATATTCCCATTAGAGACACGTTCAGCAGGGCAGAGCATTACAGTGGCTGTGAACCTACTGTTCACTTTCATCATAGCCCAATCTTTTCTATTCCTCCTATGTGCCTTCAAGTTTGgaattttcctcttcttttctggGTGGATAACAGTCATGACAATCTTTGTGTACGTCTTCCTACCTGAAACGAAGGGAATTCCCATAGAAGAGATGATACTGCTGTGGCAAAAGCATTGGTTTTGGAAGAGAATTGTACCAGGATCTCAAGAGTCTGATGAGAGCACTGCAACATAA